The following is a genomic window from Prunus persica cultivar Lovell chromosome G7, Prunus_persica_NCBIv2, whole genome shotgun sequence.
GGATCACAAGAGTCCGGGACTGGTGGCCGCAATGTATTGCTCACAATACCTCCTGCATTATATTATGAAGAACTGGCTATCAGCATCTCTAAATCCGAGTGAAATCTTAAAAGGACTGAGCATGTTTTACAAGTGACAAGTTATTAAGCACTAGAAGATCACCTATGATAGCACCGTAGTGCAAATCTGCATATGGTTCATCTCCGGTGAGGAGCTCCCACAACACaataccaaaagaaaacacatcTACCTAGTgtacccaaaaaaaccaaGGGTAAATaactaaacaataaaaacaggtTTAAGAGAGATTCACAATCATTTGAGATGATCtagaataaatttaaaaagaaaatacgaaCCTTCTCAGAAACAAGGCTACTGCCACCATTCAACAGTTCTGGTGCCATCCATGGAAGTGTTCCCCGCACACCACCGGAGATCAGTGTATGACATTTCACTTTAGATAGCCCCAAGTCACCAACCTGGCGTCATAAGCAGATGGTAAACTCAATCTTATAAACAGTTCAACCAAATACAGAGCATGTCACACTGGATCAATGTTTTGAACTGCATATTGCCAATACAGTGATACTGCTGAAAATAAATGCATATCAACAAAAAGAGGCACATTATAACATATGAGAAATCAAGTGAAGTAGGCCAAGCTTGACTCATTCCCATCCAGACAAAGCCTTATCATCTAATTGAGTTCTACAACACaaggagaaaggaaaaaaaaaaaacatagccGAAACTAGGTACAGTAATTCAAAGAGTAATTCTGTTTAAAGTTTAAAGACGGAAAAGGGCTCTATTTTTGCTCTTGTTCAGCTCACAAGAAGCATTAATTTTCCTTAAGTTTTCAACAACAAATGCATGCTCTCGAAAATGATACTGCATTTTAAAAAGATTGTGGCTTATTATACGAAAAGAAAGATCACATCAACCACAGAACGGACCAGAATGAGAATGACCAACATTCCAATCACTTACCTTGCATATTGGGCGGTGTGGATCTCGAAGATTGACAAGTAAGTTGTCACTTTTCAAATCAAAGTGTACTATATTCTTTTCATGCAGGTACTCCATCCCAAATGCCACATCCATTGCAATCAAGAGACGCTTGCGCTTGTCCAGAGTCCTGCTAAAATGAATTCTGCGTCACCTTTTATCCAATTGGAAATTACATACCAACTAGTCAACTACTACATTCATtctaattttatcaaattaatgcaaggaaaaagaaagccaAACAAACACATTACTTCTCATTCTTCTGCAAGGCATTTCTCAGAGAGCCATTAATCATATACTCTGTCACTGTTGCCACTGAACCTCCCGGCCCATCAAGCACAACGCCATAGAAAGCTACCACATTAGGGTGGTGCAAGTCAGCAAGTTTGATGGCCTCATTCCAGAAATCTTCTCTCTGATTGAATACAAAATCTCTCTGATTATCTAAGTGAGGtattaataaacaaaaattaatagcTTTTGGAATCTAGTACAAAAGACAAACCATGCGCTCTTGTTCTGAAGGCTTCCCAGCAAAACACCTATcatttattcttttaattGCAACATCAGTGCCCCTCCATTTCCCATGATAAACAGTACCAAAGGTTCCAGAACCCAATTCTCTTCGCTCTTCAAGGTCACTGTTCTTTATAATCTACCAAAAGAGTAGAAACCGGTCAATGGTACAAGTTAACATCACAATATCAGAAtaaggaaaaatagaaaaccaaATTTTCACCTGCAATCGGCCTCGGCTATCTGATACTGGAAAACCAATATTTGCCTTATCTCTGAATTTGGTCTTGACATCCTGAAATAGAAAATGGAAATTAGGAGAGTCCAACAAATGTTTTGAAAGTGTGTGCGTGGTGTGtgcgtgagagagagagagagagagagagagagagagagagagagagagagagagagaaactagTACACACACAACCAATGAAAATGCTCAAACATGCACATAGATGGCTTCCTAAATACCTCAACTTTCGCTCTGTTTTGCATGCCTGCAGTATTGTTTTGAACATCTTCATCTTGATTGGATTGATAAGCATACTCATCTTTATCACGTAAGTCAGGATTTGACGGCGAAGATGACTGAAAAACACAGGCAGCTACTCCCTCAGCAACAGCTTGAAGTTCTTGCTTTATTTGTTCCTCGGCTGATCCTATGacaatgaaacaaaacaacattctAATTAAGCAATTAACTTAATactaaagtaaaaacaaatcaacattTAACTAACCTTTGGAAGACTGGGCAGGCTCTGAACTAAGATCCCTGTTCAAATTGCCCAGTGACTGCTGACCCCCATCATCCATTCGCAATTCTGTAAATGGTTCTTTTCTCAATTGTATTTTGGTTGGTTTAGGAGGCAAATGAGTATCGTGGCTCAAACTCCAAGGATCCTGATTGCTGAACAGTGAGTTTGAGGAGTCCTGGGGAACAGCATCATTTGAGGTAACACCGTCCACATCATTAGGTACCATCTTGGGCTGCAATCTTAAGTTCTCATCCTTCCATTCAGCAGGAGGTTGAATTCCATTAGTTATATGGGTAGAAACAACAGGGTTGCcataattaaattcataagcATCCTGAGGATGGAATCCAACTCTTGATTGTGGGTAAGATTCAGGATTTCCCCACATAGATGGCTGTACCGCCTCAAAGAATTCTACAGGCTGCGAATTATACCCATGTGAGACTTCAGCAGGGGAAGAAGCCACTACTTCGGTTGGTTTAAAGTGACTCCTGCCAACAGTGTTATCTAGAGTCACCTCCCTACCCCCAACTTGTGGTGCTTTATGGTCAAAGCTGTCTTCCACTCTAGGCGTATCAATGGGTGACTTCCCATGCTCATTATTAACATAAACCTCAGTGGGGCTTATCCTGAGGGTCTCCATTCTCCCGTCGATTTGTCTCAGATGATCATATGCAATGCAAGTGTCTACATTGTCTTCTTTTGGAATAACTCCAGGAAATTTGTTGGGGTATGCAGTTGGACATTCATGAACCAGATATTCTGAAGTTTGAACAGGTGTGCCCCCAACAAGAGGTACATCTTGATTAAAAGGATCATTAACTAAATTTTCCTGTTTAACCTGGTACTGGAATGGCGCAGAATGTTGTTGAACAGCATCATCTTGACAGCGCTGAGGAATAGCCACCATGAATGTGCTATTTGGTGACTGTACGTCACCCCCTCTCCTGATAACACCATGGGGAGCTGAAATCATTGGAAGATCAACTTGTTGAAGATTCATTGTCTCATTTTCACGAGTTCCCTCAGAAATCTGCGAGATCCCAGTCACCTCTGAATGAGATGTTCCAACAAGAGGATCTACTTGACCTTGGACCCTAAGTCGAGCCTCAACTCCTTGCCCAAAATTACCTTCTGCTAATGCTCCACTTACCATAACCATGTTCATTGGTTGAGCTCGCAAATTGTCCTCCAGGCGGGGACTATGATAAGTTGAATTTGAATCAGATACTGGGCTTCCACCACTGTCTCTATGAACCTGTACCAAAGTATCAGAATGAGCATGAGGCAATGCTCTCTGACACATATAACAGTCCTCCAACCTTTGGGATTTCTCAGGATACATTACCTGTTGGTGGGATACCAAACCATCATGAAAAATCACATGCTCTGGTGGTGGAACCTGATGCCAGCCATAAGCACCTCCTACCACTGGTGATGGGACCTGAACCTGATAGGAATTATAGCTTTGCTCAGTAGGAAACTGGACTACCCTGGGAACAAAGGTGCTCTCATCTACATAATGATCTAATCGAGTCTGCTGGGGTTGCATCAATGGCTGAAGCACATTTGGTCTTATATTAACATGAGAAGATGAGGGAGTCATTGTCATGTGCACTGCAGGAATGAAGTGATGTTGGGTGATGCCAGCAACACTATCACAGAATTGCTGTTGGGTATATACAGGACTAGCAGTCCCCAATAGGTGAGCATTTGGGAAACCCATCTGAGGAGGAAGCTGGAGATGATCTGCTCGGTTCATAACTTCTTGGCGAGGACCAACATAAGTTTGCAGATAAGGAGCAGTGGATGGAATGCCAATTCCAGGTTGCTGCAACCCCACTTGCTGCTGCGATACTGTAACAGGAACAGACCTTTCTAACTCACACTCAGGCTGAGAAGGTGATGTTTGGGGAGGCGCAGACTTAACCACAGGAATGCCCAATGGAACTGTAGAAACTTCAGAATAAACTGCAGGGTTAGGATCCACAATTACCAATCTTGTACTATTATCATGAGAAGTAGCTGAATCCCCTTTAGGTGATAATTTGCCTGCTGATGGAGGTCCAGTAGTGTCACCCTGACCAGGAATTGAGCTATCAACAATATCAGTTCCGCTAAAATCAGAATTCTGTGTTGAAGTAGCACTTGTCATACTCTCCTTCCTCATGATACCACCACCGACCCCATCCATAATCCCATTGACAGCATCAACATATCTTTGCTCACTATTATGTAAATCCCCGAATTGTACAGCACTAGATGGATCAACTTCTgaagcagaaaacaaaaacacccTCAGTTTTGCGGACCCATCTGGAGATCGCTCAACCAACTTCCCATACTCATCCTTCATATTGTCAAGATC
Proteins encoded in this region:
- the LOC18770775 gene encoding uncharacterized protein LOC18770775 isoform X1; protein product: MAFDQNSFPKELRPLNVARTVADEPRIALATATGRNPDGLFPNLALEVNSPNSIPVFYPSTVAEAGLVGVGYGNAMSGVPTWRPRIPVPVGHPGMNTAVAVGIGYSPNLGGRLGGNAVDLVSSSTTTTASGPSVCNFNMSNRVVGNGLDHGVNDMAVRFGYNPNLGNKVSGNVANQTGNDLTSGYGNNANFGNRVGGNGTDQASDDGGDDSVSGKKVKLLCSFGGKILPRPSDGMLRYVGGQTRIISVRRDVSFSELVQKMLDTYGQPVVIKYQLPDEDLDALVSVSCVDDLDNMKDEYGKLVERSPDGSAKLRVFLFSASEVDPSSAVQFGDLHNSEQRYVDAVNGIMDGVGGGIMRKESMTSATSTQNSDFSGTDIVDSSIPGQGDTTGPPSAGKLSPKGDSATSHDNSTRLVIVDPNPAVYSEVSTVPLGIPVVKSAPPQTSPSQPECELERSVPVTVSQQQVGLQQPGIGIPSTAPYLQTYVGPRQEVMNRADHLQLPPQMGFPNAHLLGTASPVYTQQQFCDSVAGITQHHFIPAVHMTMTPSSSHVNIRPNVLQPLMQPQQTRLDHYVDESTFVPRVVQFPTEQSYNSYQVQVPSPVVGGAYGWHQVPPPEHVIFHDGLVSHQQVMYPEKSQRLEDCYMCQRALPHAHSDTLVQVHRDSGGSPVSDSNSTYHSPRLEDNLRAQPMNMVMVSGALAEGNFGQGVEARLRVQGQVDPLVGTSHSEVTGISQISEGTRENETMNLQQVDLPMISAPHGVIRRGGDVQSPNSTFMVAIPQRCQDDAVQQHSAPFQYQVKQENLVNDPFNQDVPLVGGTPVQTSEYLVHECPTAYPNKFPGVIPKEDNVDTCIAYDHLRQIDGRMETLRISPTEVYVNNEHGKSPIDTPRVEDSFDHKAPQVGGREVTLDNTVGRSHFKPTEVVASSPAEVSHGYNSQPVEFFEAVQPSMWGNPESYPQSRVGFHPQDAYEFNYGNPVVSTHITNGIQPPAEWKDENLRLQPKMVPNDVDGVTSNDAVPQDSSNSLFSNQDPWSLSHDTHLPPKPTKIQLRKEPFTELRMDDGGQQSLGNLNRDLSSEPAQSSKGSAEEQIKQELQAVAEGVAACVFQSSSPSNPDLRDKDEYAYQSNQDEDVQNNTAGMQNRAKVEDVKTKFRDKANIGFPVSDSRGRLQIIKNSDLEERRELGSGTFGTVYHGKWRGTDVAIKRINDRCFAGKPSEQERMREDFWNEAIKLADLHHPNVVAFYGVVLDGPGGSVATVTEYMINGSLRNALQKNEKTLDKRKRLLIAMDVAFGMEYLHEKNIVHFDLKSDNLLVNLRDPHRPICKVGDLGLSKVKCHTLISGGVRGTLPWMAPELLNGGSSLVSEKVDVFSFGIVLWELLTGDEPYADLHYGAIIGGIVSNTLRPPVPDSCDPEWKSLMERCWSSEPTERLNFTEIANELRAMTAKIPPKGQSQPQQPPSTQPQIQK
- the LOC18770775 gene encoding uncharacterized protein LOC18770775 isoform X2, which codes for MAFDQNSFPKELRPLNVARTVADEPRIALATATGRNPDGLFPNLALEVNSPNSIPVFYPSTVAEAGLVGVGYGNAMSGVPTWRPRIPVPVGHPGMNTAVAVGIGYSPNLGGRLGGNAVDLVSSSTTTTASGPSVCNFNMSNRVVGNGLDHGVNDMAVRFGYNPNLGNKVSGNVANQTGNDLTSGYGNNANFGNRVGGNGTDQASDDGGDDSVSGKKVKLLCSFGGKILPRPSDGMLRYVGGQTRIISVRRDVSFSELVQKMLDTYGQPVVIKYQLPDEDLDALVSVSCVDDLDNMKDEYGKLVERSPDGSAKLRVFLFSASEVDPSSAVQFGDLHNSEQRYVDAVNGIMDGVGGGIMRKESMTSATSTQNSDFSGTDIVDSSIPGQGDTTGPPSAGKLSPKGDSATSHDNSTRLVIVDPNPAVYSEVSTVPLGIPVVKSAPPQTSPSQPECELERSVPVTVSQQQVGLQQPGIGIPSTAPYLQTYVGPRQEVMNRADHLQLPPQMGFPNAHLLGTASPVYTQQQFCDSVAGITQHHFIPAVHMTMTPSSSHVNIRPNVLQPLMQPQQTRLDHYVDESTFVPRVVQFPTEQSYNSYQVQVPSPVVGGAYGWHQVPPPEHVIFHDGLVSHQQVHRDSGGSPVSDSNSTYHSPRLEDNLRAQPMNMVMVSGALAEGNFGQGVEARLRVQGQVDPLVGTSHSEVTGISQISEGTRENETMNLQQVDLPMISAPHGVIRRGGDVQSPNSTFMVAIPQRCQDDAVQQHSAPFQYQVKQENLVNDPFNQDVPLVGGTPVQTSEYLVHECPTAYPNKFPGVIPKEDNVDTCIAYDHLRQIDGRMETLRISPTEVYVNNEHGKSPIDTPRVEDSFDHKAPQVGGREVTLDNTVGRSHFKPTEVVASSPAEVSHGYNSQPVEFFEAVQPSMWGNPESYPQSRVGFHPQDAYEFNYGNPVVSTHITNGIQPPAEWKDENLRLQPKMVPNDVDGVTSNDAVPQDSSNSLFSNQDPWSLSHDTHLPPKPTKIQLRKEPFTELRMDDGGQQSLGNLNRDLSSEPAQSSKGSAEEQIKQELQAVAEGVAACVFQSSSPSNPDLRDKDEYAYQSNQDEDVQNNTAGMQNRAKVEDVKTKFRDKANIGFPVSDSRGRLQIIKNSDLEERRELGSGTFGTVYHGKWRGTDVAIKRINDRCFAGKPSEQERMREDFWNEAIKLADLHHPNVVAFYGVVLDGPGGSVATVTEYMINGSLRNALQKNEKTLDKRKRLLIAMDVAFGMEYLHEKNIVHFDLKSDNLLVNLRDPHRPICKVGDLGLSKVKCHTLISGGVRGTLPWMAPELLNGGSSLVSEKVDVFSFGIVLWELLTGDEPYADLHYGAIIGGIVSNTLRPPVPDSCDPEWKSLMERCWSSEPTERLNFTEIANELRAMTAKIPPKGQSQPQQPPSTQPQIQK